From a single Pseudomonas serboccidentalis genomic region:
- a CDS encoding serralysin family metalloprotease has translation MAQAKAKTSSAYDEVNAFSHLYDRGVGLVNGKPSFTADQAADEILRKNLSWHDKNGDGKISLTYTFLTEKPANYNPNLGNFSQFSAQQKAQAVLSMQSWADVAKVTFTEGKGGDGHMTFGNYDVSTGGAAFAYLPSGGSYDGQSWYLINNQYQVNKTPDTNNYGRQTLTHEIGHTLGLSHPGAYNAGNGNPTYNDAKYAEDTRGYSLMSYWSEANTDQNFSKDGSGAYASAPLLDDIVAVQKLYGANYETRADNTTYGFGSNAGRDFYSATSASSKVVFSVWDGGGDDTLNFSGFTQNQKINLNEGSFSDVGGLVGNVSIAYGVTVENAVGGSGNDLLIGNSAVNHLFGGAGNDILYGGGGADVLWGGEGADTFVFGAASDSTNNQPDWIMDFKSGLDKIDLSGIDAFATGAASLNFVSSFTGHAGDAILTYYAQNGQTGLLVDLTGQGQVDFAVGVVGQAVATDIVV, from the coding sequence ATGGCTCAAGCCAAAGCGAAAACCAGCAGCGCCTATGACGAAGTGAATGCCTTCAGCCATCTGTATGACCGTGGCGTCGGTCTGGTCAATGGCAAACCGTCATTCACCGCCGACCAGGCGGCCGATGAAATCCTGCGCAAAAACCTGTCGTGGCACGACAAGAACGGCGACGGAAAAATCTCCCTGACTTATACCTTCCTGACCGAGAAACCGGCGAACTACAACCCGAACCTTGGCAACTTCAGCCAGTTCAGCGCTCAGCAAAAGGCCCAGGCCGTGCTGTCCATGCAATCCTGGGCCGACGTGGCCAAGGTGACCTTCACTGAAGGCAAGGGTGGCGACGGCCACATGACCTTTGGCAACTACGACGTCAGCACTGGCGGCGCGGCGTTCGCTTATCTGCCGAGCGGCGGCAGCTATGACGGTCAGTCGTGGTACCTGATCAACAATCAATATCAGGTCAACAAGACCCCGGACACCAACAACTACGGGCGGCAGACCCTGACTCACGAGATCGGCCACACCCTCGGCCTGTCGCACCCGGGCGCGTACAACGCCGGCAACGGCAACCCGACCTACAACGACGCCAAGTACGCCGAAGACACCCGTGGCTACAGCCTGATGAGCTACTGGAGCGAAGCCAACACCGACCAGAACTTCAGCAAGGACGGCAGTGGCGCCTACGCCTCGGCGCCGTTGCTGGACGATATCGTCGCGGTGCAGAAACTCTACGGCGCCAACTACGAAACGCGCGCCGATAACACCACCTACGGTTTCGGCTCCAACGCCGGGCGCGATTTCTACAGCGCCACGTCGGCGTCGTCGAAAGTGGTTTTTTCGGTGTGGGACGGTGGCGGCGATGACACCCTGAACTTCTCCGGTTTCACCCAGAACCAGAAGATCAACCTCAATGAAGGTTCGTTCTCTGACGTCGGCGGGCTGGTGGGCAACGTGTCGATCGCTTACGGCGTGACCGTGGAAAACGCCGTTGGCGGTTCGGGCAATGACCTGCTGATCGGCAATTCGGCGGTCAACCATCTGTTCGGCGGCGCCGGCAACGACATCCTCTACGGCGGTGGCGGCGCGGATGTGCTGTGGGGCGGCGAGGGTGCAGACACCTTCGTGTTCGGCGCGGCCAGTGACTCGACCAACAACCAGCCGGACTGGATCATGGATTTCAAAAGCGGCCTGGACAAGATCGACCTCTCGGGCATCGACGCGTTTGCCACGGGTGCGGCTTCGCTGAATTTCGTCAGCAGTTTCACCGGCCATGCGGGGGACGCGATCCTGACGTACTACGCGCAAAACGGTCAGACCGGGCTGCTGGTCGACCTGACGGGGCAGGGGCAGGTCGACTTTGCCGTGGGGGTGGTGGGGCAGGCGGTGGCGACTGATATCGTCGTTTGA
- a CDS encoding DUF427 domain-containing protein produces the protein MKTSGLNPVITLEQLPGCLLVKFHGIQVAASSHVLILNEANYPPVYYVPREDIDEKYFARTDHTSYCPYKGDANYFSLQVPGHEGANAVWTYEKPKVSVEQIKDYVAFYPDQVKFEVIKPDA, from the coding sequence ATGAAAACCTCCGGCCTCAACCCCGTCATCACCCTCGAACAACTCCCCGGTTGCCTGCTGGTGAAATTCCACGGCATCCAGGTCGCGGCGTCCTCGCATGTGCTGATCCTCAACGAGGCCAACTACCCGCCGGTTTACTACGTCCCTCGCGAAGACATCGACGAGAAATACTTCGCCCGCACCGACCACACCAGTTACTGCCCGTACAAGGGCGATGCCAATTACTTCAGTCTGCAAGTACCGGGGCATGAAGGGGCGAATGCGGTGTGGACTTACGAGAAACCGAAAGTCTCGGTCGAGCAGATCAAGGACTATGTGGCGTTTTATCCGGATCAGGTGAAGTTTGAGGTCATCAAGCCTGACGCGTAA